A single region of the Actinomycetes bacterium genome encodes:
- a CDS encoding MBL fold metallo-hydrolase has protein sequence MFVTGFPAGPFGTNCYLIAPAKGSECIVVDPGMEAVDGVRQVVADNRLRPVAVLLTHGHLDHTWSVVPVASGYDIPAYIHADDNSMLSDPTTALSPDMRHMLTRMAGDEINLEPDDLRQLRDGEQLELAGVTLGTTHAPGHTPGSVVFTRAGDGGVPPLMFSGDVLFAGSIGRTDLPGGNHKDMLRSLRDVILPQPDEMVVLPGHGPQTSIGDERGINPFLLDVMSGPQAPRKGM, from the coding sequence GTGTTCGTGACCGGATTTCCCGCTGGCCCGTTTGGGACTAACTGCTACCTCATCGCTCCCGCGAAGGGGAGTGAGTGCATCGTGGTCGATCCCGGGATGGAGGCCGTCGATGGCGTGCGACAGGTGGTGGCAGACAATCGGCTGCGGCCGGTTGCCGTGTTGCTAACCCACGGGCATCTGGACCACACCTGGTCCGTGGTGCCGGTGGCGTCGGGCTATGACATCCCTGCCTACATCCACGCTGACGACAACTCGATGTTGTCGGATCCGACGACGGCACTATCGCCCGATATGCGTCATATGCTGACCCGCATGGCCGGCGACGAGATCAACCTTGAGCCCGACGACCTGCGCCAACTGCGAGATGGTGAGCAACTGGAGTTGGCTGGCGTGACGCTAGGCACCACCCACGCACCCGGTCATACGCCCGGTTCGGTGGTGTTCACCCGGGCAGGCGATGGGGGGGTCCCCCCGCTGATGTTCTCCGGGGATGTCTTGTTCGCAGGCTCTATCGGTCGCACTGATCTGCCGGGCGGAAACCACAAGGACATGCTGCGCTCGCTGCGAGATGTGATCTTGCCGCAACCAGACGAGATGGTGGTACTGCCGGGCCATGGCCCGCAGACATCGATCGGAGATGAACGGGGAATAAATCCGTTTCTTTTGGACGTGATGTCCGGGCCACAGGCGCCAAGGAAGGGCATGTGA